The following are encoded together in the Dickeya lacustris genome:
- a CDS encoding flagellar basal body P-ring protein FlgI, whose translation MRISSLFTLFFALLAVVVMPVSAERIRDLVTIQGVRDNALIGYGLVVGLDGTGDQTTQTPFTTQSLNNMLSQLGITVPAGTNMQLKNVAAVMVTAKLPPFARAGQAVDIVVSSMGNAKSLRGGTLLMTPLKGVDNQVYAIAQGNVLIGGAGASAGGSSVQVNQLAGGRITGGAIIERELPSTFGTGNTIMLQLNQDDFTMAQSISDAINRSGRGGSAAPLDSRTIRVVVPAGNSSQVRFLADMQNIEVNVGTLDAKVIINSRTGSVVMNRNVQLDNCAVAQGNLSVTINQQNVVSQPNTPLAGGQTVVTPQTEISMRQEGGALQRVNSSANLNSVVRALNALGATPMDLMSILQAMESAGCLRAKLEII comes from the coding sequence ATGCGGATCTCTTCGCTTTTTACTCTCTTTTTTGCATTGCTGGCTGTAGTGGTGATGCCAGTATCCGCTGAACGTATCCGCGATTTGGTGACTATTCAGGGGGTTCGTGATAACGCCCTTATAGGTTACGGGCTGGTGGTAGGGCTGGATGGGACTGGCGACCAGACGACACAAACGCCGTTTACTACCCAAAGCCTGAACAACATGTTATCTCAGTTAGGCATCACGGTACCTGCTGGCACAAATATGCAATTGAAAAATGTGGCTGCAGTCATGGTGACTGCTAAGTTACCGCCATTTGCGCGTGCGGGACAGGCGGTGGATATCGTTGTCTCATCGATGGGGAACGCCAAGAGCTTGCGTGGTGGTACCTTGCTGATGACGCCTTTAAAGGGTGTTGATAACCAGGTTTATGCTATTGCTCAGGGGAACGTTTTGATTGGTGGAGCGGGCGCTTCAGCAGGCGGTAGCAGTGTACAGGTTAATCAGTTGGCCGGCGGTCGTATCACTGGGGGCGCAATTATTGAACGCGAGTTGCCGAGCACTTTTGGTACAGGTAACACCATCATGCTGCAACTCAATCAGGATGATTTCACTATGGCGCAAAGCATCAGTGATGCTATCAACCGCTCTGGACGTGGCGGTTCAGCCGCGCCGTTGGACTCTCGCACTATTCGCGTGGTTGTACCTGCCGGCAACAGTTCACAGGTTCGTTTTCTGGCTGACATGCAAAATATCGAGGTCAACGTTGGCACACTGGATGCCAAAGTGATCATTAACTCCCGCACCGGGTCGGTGGTCATGAACCGTAATGTGCAACTCGATAATTGTGCGGTGGCCCAAGGGAATTTATCCGTCACGATCAATCAGCAAAATGTCGTCAGCCAACCCAATACGCCGCTAGCGGGAGGACAAACAGTCGTCACTCCTCAGACGGAGATCTCCATGCGTCAGGAAGGCGGAGCATTACAGCGTGTGAACTCCAGTGCCAATCTTAACAGTGTGGTTAGAGCGCTGAACGCACTGGGTGCGACGCCCATGGATCTGATGTCTATTTTGCAGGCAATGGAAAGCGCGGGTTGCCTGAGAGCAAAACTGGAAATTATCTAA
- a CDS encoding flagellar basal body L-ring protein FlgH: protein MNTKSVAVLQPCRPRLLAYLMMLTLSGCAYVPHDKVVTGPTTAQPSQPLQAIPNGSIFQTGQAMNYGYQPMFEDRRPRNVGDTLTIVLQENVSASKNSSANASRDASGSFGMTTTPRLLDGPLGNNRAAFNATGKDDFTGKGGANANNTFTGTITVTVGQVLTNGNLHVVGEKQIAVNQGTEFIRFSGVVNPRTISGNNTVPSTQVADARMEYVGNGYINEAQTMGWLQRFFLNVSPF from the coding sequence ATGAATACAAAGTCGGTTGCGGTATTGCAGCCATGTCGGCCACGTTTGCTGGCATACCTGATGATGTTAACGCTATCCGGCTGCGCCTATGTCCCTCATGACAAGGTTGTAACCGGGCCAACAACCGCGCAGCCTTCACAGCCTTTACAGGCTATTCCTAACGGTTCCATTTTTCAGACAGGTCAGGCAATGAATTATGGGTATCAGCCCATGTTTGAAGACCGTCGGCCACGTAATGTGGGTGATACACTTACCATCGTGTTGCAGGAAAACGTCAGTGCCAGTAAGAACTCCTCAGCCAATGCGAGTCGTGATGCTTCGGGATCGTTTGGCATGACGACAACGCCAAGACTATTAGATGGCCCATTGGGGAATAATCGTGCGGCGTTCAATGCAACAGGAAAAGATGACTTCACGGGGAAAGGTGGTGCTAATGCCAATAACACCTTTACCGGTACGATAACTGTTACCGTAGGTCAGGTGTTGACCAACGGCAACTTACACGTTGTCGGCGAAAAGCAGATTGCTGTTAATCAGGGAACGGAATTTATCCGTTTCTCTGGGGTGGTTAACCCGAGAACAATCAGTGGTAACAATACCGTGCCGTCAACCCAGGTGGCGGATGCACGTATGGAATATGTAGGCAATGGTTACATTAATGAAGCTCAAACCATGGGTTGGTTGCAGCGATTCTTCCTTAATGTTTCACCATTCTAA
- the flgG gene encoding flagellar basal-body rod protein FlgG: MIRSLWIAKTGLNAQQTNMDVISNNLANVSTNGFKRQRAVFEDLMYQTIRQPGAQSSEQSTLPSGLQLGTGARPVATERIHTQGSMTETGNAKDLAINGAGFFQVLMPDGTTAYTRDGSFQLDANGQLVTSSGFQVQPAITIPANATNITVGRDGVVSVTQQGQTAAVQVGQLNLAMFINEAGLQNLGENLYAETASSGTATQSTPGLNGAGTVLQKYVETSNVNVAEELVSMIQTQRAYEINSKAISSTDQMLQKLTQL; this comes from the coding sequence ATGATCCGTTCTTTATGGATTGCCAAAACCGGTCTGAATGCTCAACAAACCAATATGGATGTCATATCCAACAACCTGGCGAACGTGAGTACTAATGGTTTTAAACGCCAGCGAGCTGTGTTTGAAGATTTAATGTATCAGACCATTCGTCAGCCAGGGGCGCAGTCTTCGGAGCAAAGTACCTTACCATCAGGTTTACAGCTTGGTACGGGTGCTCGGCCTGTTGCGACTGAACGTATTCATACTCAAGGGAGTATGACAGAAACCGGCAATGCGAAAGATTTAGCCATTAATGGCGCTGGTTTTTTCCAGGTATTGATGCCTGATGGCACTACGGCATACACACGCGATGGTTCCTTTCAATTGGATGCCAATGGTCAGTTGGTAACATCCAGTGGTTTCCAGGTTCAGCCTGCGATTACTATCCCTGCTAACGCGACTAACATAACGGTAGGACGCGACGGCGTAGTTTCCGTCACGCAGCAAGGGCAGACGGCAGCGGTGCAGGTCGGGCAGTTGAATTTGGCCATGTTTATCAACGAAGCTGGGCTGCAAAACCTGGGTGAAAACTTGTATGCTGAAACAGCCAGCTCAGGTACAGCAACACAGAGTACGCCAGGCCTGAATGGTGCGGGCACTGTGTTACAGAAGTATGTTGAAACATCGAACGTCAATGTTGCAGAAGAGCTGGTTTCGATGATTCAGACTCAGCGTGCATATGAAATAAACAGTAAAGCAATTTCCTCCACGGACCAGATGTTGCAAAAACTCACTCAGTTGTAA
- a CDS encoding flagellar basal body rod protein FlgF, which translates to MDHAIYTAMGAASQTLEQQAITSNNMANASTPGFRAQLAAMRAVPIQGSTNETRTLVLSSTPGVDTTPGSMDYTGRSMDVALSQDGWLAVRTADGNEAYTRNGNMEINANGQLTIKGNVVMGDGGPIDVPPQTQLTIGPDGTINALNPSDAANTVTQIGRLKLVKATSSEIARGDDGFFRVSPSAQQQRGAVLQNDATIRVMPGVLEGSNVNTVESMVEMISNARRFEMQMKVISNVDDNTQRANQILAMN; encoded by the coding sequence ATGGATCACGCTATCTATACAGCGATGGGCGCAGCGAGTCAGACGCTGGAGCAGCAGGCCATTACATCAAATAACATGGCTAACGCCTCGACGCCGGGTTTTCGTGCTCAGTTGGCTGCGATGCGTGCTGTGCCTATCCAGGGAAGCACGAATGAAACGCGTACACTTGTGCTCTCCTCGACGCCAGGGGTAGATACCACCCCTGGCTCTATGGATTACACTGGGCGCTCAATGGATGTCGCACTATCACAAGATGGCTGGCTGGCTGTGCGTACAGCTGATGGCAACGAGGCCTATACCCGTAATGGGAATATGGAGATCAATGCCAATGGTCAGTTGACCATTAAAGGCAACGTTGTGATGGGGGACGGTGGGCCTATTGATGTACCCCCTCAGACTCAACTGACTATTGGCCCTGATGGTACAATCAATGCGCTTAACCCCAGCGATGCAGCCAACACAGTCACACAGATTGGTCGCTTGAAACTGGTAAAAGCGACGTCAAGCGAGATTGCGCGGGGTGATGATGGCTTCTTTCGTGTTTCGCCTTCCGCGCAGCAGCAGCGGGGGGCGGTATTGCAGAACGATGCCACAATTCGTGTAATGCCCGGCGTGTTGGAAGGCAGTAATGTGAATACGGTTGAGTCAATGGTTGAAATGATTTCCAATGCGCGCCGTTTTGAAATGCAGATGAAAGTTATTAGCAATGTTGATGATAATACCCAACGTGCTAACCAGATACTTGCGATGAATTAA
- the flgE gene encoding flagellar hook protein FlgE, whose amino-acid sequence MSFSQAVSGLNAASNNLDVIGNNIANSATVGFKASNISFADMYAGSNVGLGTKVASVLQDFTNGSINSSSRSLDVAINGSGFYRLLDSNGSAVYSRNGQFTLDSSRNIVNSQGLKLTGYPATGTPPAIQQGASPVALTIPETTMSAKSTTTASIIANLNSSDGTKTWNATDPTNTSNYKGSITTYDSLGNAHNFALYFVKTAANSWDVYAQDTSITGAGFQGPTTLSFNSSGALTTTTPATISMASLNGSAASTFTLAFTGTVQQNSGSNSTKTPTQDGYAPGELTGYSISNDGTVIGSYSNSKTQLLGQIALASFANPEGLSPQGDNVWAATSNSGQAVVGMAGTGNLGKLVGKATESSNVDMSKELVNMIVAQRNYQSNAQTIKTQDQILNTLVNLR is encoded by the coding sequence ATGAGCTTTTCTCAGGCGGTTAGTGGGTTAAACGCCGCTTCAAATAATCTGGATGTGATTGGTAACAATATTGCCAACTCTGCCACCGTAGGTTTTAAGGCTAGCAATATCTCTTTCGCGGATATGTACGCGGGTTCTAATGTGGGGTTAGGGACCAAGGTTGCTTCCGTGCTACAGGATTTTACTAATGGCTCTATTAACAGCTCATCACGCTCGTTGGATGTTGCCATTAACGGTAGCGGGTTCTATCGTTTGTTAGACAGTAACGGTAGCGCAGTTTACAGCCGTAATGGTCAGTTTACCCTGGATAGCAGCCGTAACATTGTTAACTCACAGGGGTTAAAATTGACAGGCTATCCGGCTACCGGAACGCCTCCTGCCATCCAGCAAGGTGCCAGTCCTGTTGCGCTGACCATCCCAGAAACAACGATGTCGGCAAAGTCAACGACGACAGCTTCCATCATTGCGAACTTAAACTCATCCGATGGTACCAAAACCTGGAATGCAACGGATCCGACCAATACTTCAAACTATAAAGGTTCTATCACTACCTATGATAGTTTAGGTAACGCGCATAACTTCGCGTTGTATTTTGTGAAAACTGCAGCTAATAGCTGGGATGTCTATGCACAGGATACCAGCATTACAGGTGCCGGTTTCCAGGGGCCAACGACGTTATCGTTTAACAGTAGTGGCGCGTTGACCACAACCACGCCAGCAACGATTTCGATGGCGAGCTTGAATGGTTCTGCCGCCAGTACGTTTACGCTGGCTTTTACCGGTACAGTCCAGCAAAACAGTGGTTCGAACAGTACGAAAACGCCGACGCAGGATGGCTATGCCCCTGGCGAATTGACCGGCTATAGCATCAGTAATGATGGTACGGTAATTGGCTCGTATTCTAACTCGAAAACACAGTTGCTCGGGCAGATTGCACTGGCGAGCTTTGCTAACCCCGAAGGTCTATCGCCCCAGGGTGATAATGTCTGGGCTGCAACCAGTAATTCAGGGCAGGCAGTGGTGGGAATGGCTGGCACGGGGAACCTGGGTAAACTGGTCGGTAAAGCCACGGAAAGTTCTAACGTTGATATGAGTAAAGAGCTGGTAAATATGATTGTTGCCCAGCGTAATTACCAGTCCAACGCGCAAACGATTAAAACCCAAGACCAGATTCTCAACACCTTGGTTAACTTGCGTTAA